The following are encoded together in the Bubalus kerabau isolate K-KA32 ecotype Philippines breed swamp buffalo chromosome 3, PCC_UOA_SB_1v2, whole genome shotgun sequence genome:
- the TEX44 gene encoding testis-expressed protein 44 — MTTVPSGEAGATSTPPDGDSRSTDIPAVGPQSQVLLLADDPVSLDAVTSAERQDVDQASIEPATSGTTSESGDADKHEAAEGQAQEPREATALSADPAPGALKNSLGFQNLVQKGLLQDSIGTQNPQIFQVNSLVEEATPQAVATPDREQEPATATPSAEAQSPQNVEAQPIVSTADPKHQLDPGTADTPEAVEEKPEGPEALNPDPDASLSAPASPGPRASAPGTGPLDSTAGEENSYMRSMTSLLGGGEGSISSLADILVWSDATMGLATGFLATGCGSVSDLLHSPGPSLRSVSSILGRASSALSSRLVVRTRLALRSVTHVLESVEQRTIEGIRSAMNYLTSHLTPH; from the coding sequence ATGACCACCGTGCCCTCGGGAGAGGCCGGAGCCACCAGCACCCCTCCAGATGGGGACAGCAGGTCTACAGACATCCCAGCAGTGGGGCCCCAAAGTCAGGTCCTCCTCCTCGCAGATGACCCGGTGTCTCTTGATGCCGTAACATCAGCCGAACGGCAGGATGTAGATCAGGCCTCCATCGAGCCAGCCACCTCGGGGACCACGTCAGAGTCCGGGGATGCAGATAAGCATGAAGCTGCCGAGGGGCAGGCCCAGGAGCCCAGGGAGGCCACAGCCCTGTCTGCTGACCCAGCCCCAGGTGCCCTAAAAAATTCCCTGGGCTTCCAGAACCTAGTGCAGAAAGGGCTGCTGCAAGATTCCATCGGGACTCAGAATCCTCAGATTTTCCAAGTTAACTCCCTGGTTGAGGAAGCAACGCCACAAGCAGTGGCCACCCCGGACAGAGAGCAGGAGCCAGCAACAGCCACCCCAAGTGCCGAGGCACAGTCCCCCCAAAATGTGGAGGCTCAGCCCATCGTGAGCACCGCAGACCCCAAGCACCAGCTTGACCCTGGGACTGCTGACACCCCTGAAGCTGTTGAGGAGAAGCCAGAGGGTCCCGAAGCCTTGAACCCTGACCCTGATGCTTCGCTGTCAGCCCCTGCCTCGCCGGGCCCCAGAGCATCGGCCCCAGGGACAGGTCCCCTGGACTCCACGGCTGGCGAGGAGAACAGCTACATGCGCTCCATGACCAGCTtgctgggtgggggtgaggggtccATCAGCTCCCTGGCAGATATCCTGGTGTGGTCCGATGCCACCATGGGCCTGGCCACAGGCTTCCTGGCCACCGGCTGTGGCTCTGTGTCAGACCTGTTGCACAGCCCGGGGCCCAGCCTACGCTCCGTCTCCAGCATCCTGGGGAGAGCCAGCTCTGCCCTGTCCTCCAGGCTGGTGGTGAGGACCAGATTGGCCCTGCGCTCCGTCACCCACGTGCTGGAATCGGTGGAGCAGAGGACCATCGAGGGCATCCGTTCGGCCATGAACTACCTGACCAGCCATCTCACCCCACACTAG